One region of Streptomyces subrutilus genomic DNA includes:
- the fabI gene encoding enoyl-ACP reductase FabI has protein sequence MSGILEGKRVLITGVLMESSIAFHVAKLAQEQGAEVILTAFPRPTLTERIARKLPKPAKVIELDVTNQEHLDRLEALVRDELGGLDGVVHSIGFAPQDALGGNFLNTPFESVATAMHVSAFSLKSLTMACKPLFPHEGAAVVGLTFDAQFAWPQYDWMGPAKAALEATSRYLARDLGKENIRCNLVSAGPIGSMAAKSIPGFGELADVWNSRSMLEWDMSDPEPAGRGVVALLSDWFPKTTGEIVHVDGGLHAMGA, from the coding sequence ATGAGCGGAATTCTCGAGGGCAAGCGCGTCCTCATCACCGGCGTGCTGATGGAGTCCTCCATCGCGTTCCACGTCGCCAAGCTCGCCCAGGAGCAGGGCGCCGAGGTCATCCTCACGGCGTTCCCGCGGCCGACGCTGACCGAGCGCATCGCCCGCAAGCTGCCCAAGCCCGCCAAGGTGATCGAGCTCGACGTCACCAACCAGGAGCACCTGGACCGGCTGGAGGCGCTCGTCCGCGACGAGCTCGGCGGTCTCGACGGTGTCGTCCACTCCATCGGCTTCGCGCCGCAGGACGCCCTCGGCGGCAACTTCCTGAACACGCCGTTCGAGTCGGTCGCCACCGCCATGCACGTCTCGGCGTTCTCGCTGAAGTCGCTGACCATGGCCTGCAAGCCGCTCTTCCCGCACGAGGGGGCGGCCGTCGTCGGCCTCACCTTCGACGCGCAGTTCGCCTGGCCGCAGTACGACTGGATGGGCCCGGCCAAGGCCGCGCTGGAGGCCACCAGCCGCTACCTCGCCCGCGACCTGGGCAAGGAGAACATCCGCTGCAACCTGGTCTCGGCCGGGCCGATCGGCTCCATGGCCGCGAAGTCCATCCCGGGCTTCGGCGAGCTGGCGGACGTCTGGAACTCCCGCTCGATGCTGGAGTGGGACATGAGCGACCCGGAGCCGGCCGGCCGCGGCGTCGTCGCGCTGCTGTCGGACTGGTTCCCGAAGACGACCGGCGAGATCGTCCACGTGGACGGCGGCCTGCACGCGATGGGTGCCTGA
- the moaA gene encoding GTP 3',8-cyclase MoaA, translating to MLLDTYGRVATDLRVSLTDRCNLRCTYCMPEEGLQWLGKSDLLSDDEIVRLVRIAVTRLGITEVRFTGGEPLLRPGLVGIVEQCAALEPRPKMSLTTNGIGLKRTAQALKAAGLDRVNVSLDTLRPEVFKTLTRRDRHKDVIEGMAAARAAGLTPVKVNAVLMPGLNDDEAPDLLAWAVENEYELRFIEQMPLDAQHGWKREGMITAGDILQSLRTRFTLTEEGADERGSAPAERWVVDGGPATVGVIASVTRPFCGACDRTRLTADGQVRTCLFATEESDLRAALRSGAPDEEIARLWKVAMWGKKAGSGLDDPSFLQPERPMSAIGG from the coding sequence GTGCTTCTCGACACCTACGGCCGCGTGGCCACTGACCTGCGCGTCTCGCTCACCGACCGGTGCAATCTCCGCTGTACCTACTGCATGCCCGAAGAGGGGCTGCAGTGGCTGGGAAAGTCCGATCTGCTCAGTGACGACGAGATCGTCCGGCTGGTCCGCATCGCCGTCACCCGGCTCGGCATCACCGAGGTCCGCTTCACCGGCGGCGAGCCGCTGCTCCGTCCCGGCCTGGTCGGGATCGTCGAGCAGTGCGCGGCCCTGGAGCCGCGCCCCAAGATGTCGCTGACCACCAACGGCATCGGCCTCAAGCGCACCGCGCAGGCCCTCAAGGCCGCCGGCCTCGACCGAGTGAACGTTTCGCTGGACACCCTGCGGCCCGAGGTCTTCAAGACCCTCACCCGCCGCGACCGGCACAAGGACGTCATCGAGGGCATGGCCGCGGCCCGCGCGGCCGGCCTGACCCCCGTCAAGGTCAACGCCGTGCTGATGCCCGGGCTGAACGACGACGAGGCTCCCGACCTGCTGGCCTGGGCCGTGGAGAACGAGTACGAGCTCCGCTTCATCGAGCAGATGCCCCTCGACGCCCAGCACGGCTGGAAGCGCGAGGGGATGATCACCGCCGGGGACATCCTCCAGTCCCTGCGGACCCGCTTCACCCTCACCGAGGAGGGCGCCGACGAACGCGGCTCCGCCCCGGCCGAGCGCTGGGTGGTCGACGGCGGCCCGGCCACCGTCGGCGTCATCGCCTCGGTCACCCGCCCCTTCTGCGGAGCCTGCGACCGTACCCGGCTGACGGCCGACGGCCAGGTCCGTACGTGCCTGTTCGCCACCGAGGAGTCGGACCTGCGGGCCGCGCTGCGCTCGGGCGCCCCGGACGAGGAGATCGCCCGGCTGTGGAAGGTGGCGATGTGGGGGAAGAAGGCCGGTTCCGGTCTTGACGACCCGTCCTTCCTCCAGCCCGAGCGCCCCATGTCCGCGATCGGCGGCTAG
- a CDS encoding solute symporter family protein: MTMGAGASEHRPLIITLFGLFVVATLIITIRAGRQTKDAADFYAGGRQFTGFQNGLAISGDYMSAASFLGIAGAIALFGYDGFLYSIGFLVAWLVALLLVAEPLRNSGRYTMGDVLAYRMRQRPVRTAAGASTIVVSIFYLLAQMAGAGVLVSLLLGITSDGGKVAVVALVGVLMIVYVTIGGMKGTTWVQMIKAVLLIAGALLITFLVLVKFNFNISTLLGQAAENSGQGTKFLEPGLKYGKDSLTKLDFISLGLALVLGTAGLPHILIRFYTVPTAKAARKSVNWAIGIIGAFYLMTIALGFGAAALLNRDDILASNKAGNTAAPLLAQEIGGGAGSTGGAILLAVISAVAFATILAVVAGLTLASSSSFAHDLYVNVIRKGQATEKEEVRAARWSTVVIGAVAIGLGALARDLNVAGLVALAFAVAASANLPTILYSLFWKRFSTQGALWSIYGGLISAVGLVLFSPVVSGKPTSMFKDADFYWFPLENPGIISIPLGFLLGWLGTVLSKEKADPQKFAELEVRSLTGTGAH; this comes from the coding sequence ATGACGATGGGCGCCGGCGCCTCCGAGCACCGCCCGCTGATCATCACCCTGTTCGGCCTGTTCGTCGTCGCCACCCTGATCATCACGATCCGGGCCGGCCGCCAGACCAAGGACGCCGCCGACTTCTACGCCGGCGGCCGCCAGTTCACCGGCTTCCAGAACGGCCTCGCCATCTCCGGCGACTACATGTCCGCCGCGTCCTTCCTCGGCATCGCCGGAGCCATCGCCCTCTTCGGCTACGACGGCTTCCTCTACTCCATCGGCTTCCTCGTCGCCTGGCTGGTGGCGCTGCTGCTCGTCGCCGAGCCGCTGCGCAACTCCGGCCGCTACACGATGGGCGACGTCCTCGCGTACCGGATGCGCCAGCGGCCCGTCCGTACCGCCGCGGGCGCCTCCACCATCGTGGTGTCGATCTTCTACCTGCTCGCCCAGATGGCCGGAGCCGGCGTGCTCGTCTCGCTGCTCCTCGGCATCACCAGCGACGGCGGCAAGGTCGCGGTCGTCGCGCTGGTCGGCGTCCTGATGATCGTCTACGTGACGATCGGCGGGATGAAGGGCACCACCTGGGTCCAGATGATCAAGGCCGTCCTGCTCATCGCGGGCGCCCTGCTGATCACCTTCCTGGTGCTGGTGAAGTTCAACTTCAACATCTCCACGCTGCTCGGACAGGCCGCCGAGAACAGCGGCCAGGGCACCAAGTTCCTCGAGCCGGGGCTCAAGTACGGCAAGGACTCGCTCACCAAGCTGGACTTCATCTCGCTGGGCCTGGCCCTGGTCCTCGGCACCGCAGGTCTGCCGCACATCCTGATCCGCTTCTACACCGTCCCCACCGCCAAGGCCGCCCGCAAGTCCGTGAACTGGGCCATCGGCATCATCGGCGCCTTCTACCTGATGACCATCGCCCTCGGCTTCGGCGCCGCGGCGCTGCTCAACCGGGACGACATCCTGGCCTCGAACAAGGCGGGCAACACCGCGGCCCCGCTGCTCGCCCAGGAGATCGGCGGCGGCGCGGGCTCCACCGGCGGCGCGATCCTGCTCGCCGTGATCTCCGCGGTCGCCTTCGCCACCATCCTCGCCGTGGTCGCGGGCCTCACCCTCGCCTCGTCCTCGTCCTTCGCGCACGACCTGTACGTCAACGTCATCCGCAAGGGCCAGGCCACCGAGAAGGAGGAGGTGCGCGCGGCCCGCTGGTCCACCGTGGTCATCGGCGCCGTCGCCATCGGCCTCGGCGCCCTCGCCCGCGACCTGAACGTCGCCGGCCTGGTCGCCCTCGCCTTCGCCGTCGCCGCGTCGGCCAACCTGCCGACCATCCTCTACAGCCTCTTCTGGAAGCGCTTCAGCACCCAGGGCGCCCTCTGGTCCATCTACGGCGGCCTGATCTCGGCGGTCGGCCTGGTGCTGTTCTCCCCGGTCGTCTCCGGGAAGCCCACCTCGATGTTCAAGGACGCCGACTTCTACTGGTTCCCGCTGGAGAACCCGGGCATCATCTCCATCCCGCTCGGCTTCCTGCTGGGCTGGCTGGGCACCGTCCTGTCCAAGGAGAAGGCGGATCCGCAGAAGTTCGCCGAGCTGGAGGTCCGCTCCCTCACCGGAACGGGCGCTCACTGA
- a CDS encoding metallopeptidase TldD-related protein: protein MTSSIRSTKPHEIVERALELSTADGCVVIADEQSTANLRWAGNALTTNGVTRGRSLTVIATVEGREGTASGVVSRSAVTAADLEPLVRAAEAAARGAGPAEDAQPLVTGTPASPDFTDAPAETSSAVFADFAPALGEAFARARAGGRELYGFANHELVSTYVGTSTGLRLRHDQPKGTLELNAKSPDRQRSAWAGRATRDFKDVDPTVLDAELAVRLGWAERKIDLPAGRYETLLPPTAVADLLIYQMWSAAARDAAEGRTVFSKPGGGTRVGERLSELPLTLRSDPNAPGLESAPFVIAHSSGDDASVFDNGLPVPATEWIREGELARLTTTRHSAALTDLPLSPAFGNLILDGGGDRSLEEMVAGTERGLLLTCLWYIREVDPATLLLTGLTRDGVYLVENGQVTGAVNNFRFNESPVDLLSRASEAGRTEKTLPREWGDWFTRAAMPAVRIPDFNMSSVSKGV, encoded by the coding sequence ATGACCTCATCGATTCGATCGACCAAGCCCCACGAGATCGTCGAGCGGGCCCTGGAGCTGTCCACCGCCGACGGGTGCGTCGTCATCGCCGACGAGCAGTCCACCGCCAACCTGCGCTGGGCGGGCAACGCGCTCACCACCAACGGCGTCACCCGCGGCCGGAGCCTCACGGTCATCGCCACGGTCGAGGGCAGGGAGGGGACGGCCTCGGGGGTCGTCTCGCGCAGCGCCGTCACCGCCGCGGACCTGGAGCCGCTGGTGCGCGCCGCCGAGGCGGCCGCCCGCGGGGCCGGCCCCGCCGAGGACGCCCAGCCGCTGGTGACCGGCACCCCGGCCTCGCCGGACTTCACCGACGCCCCGGCCGAGACCTCCTCGGCGGTGTTCGCGGACTTCGCCCCGGCGCTCGGCGAGGCCTTCGCCCGGGCCCGCGCGGGCGGCCGCGAGCTGTACGGCTTCGCCAACCACGAGCTGGTCTCCACGTACGTCGGTACCTCCACGGGCCTGCGGCTGCGCCACGACCAGCCCAAGGGCACCCTGGAGCTCAACGCCAAGTCCCCGGACCGGCAGCGCTCCGCCTGGGCGGGCCGCGCCACCCGCGACTTCAAGGACGTGGACCCGACCGTCCTGGACGCGGAGCTCGCCGTGCGCCTGGGCTGGGCCGAGCGGAAGATCGACCTGCCCGCCGGGCGGTACGAGACCCTGCTGCCGCCCACGGCCGTGGCGGACCTGCTGATCTACCAGATGTGGTCGGCGGCGGCCCGGGACGCGGCGGAGGGCCGGACGGTCTTCTCCAAGCCCGGCGGCGGCACCCGGGTCGGCGAGCGGCTGTCCGAGCTCCCGCTCACCCTGCGCAGCGACCCGAACGCGCCGGGCCTGGAGTCCGCCCCGTTCGTCATCGCGCACAGCTCCGGGGACGACGCCTCGGTGTTCGACAACGGGTTGCCGGTCCCGGCGACCGAGTGGATCCGGGAGGGCGAGCTGGCCCGCCTCACCACGACCCGGCACAGCGCCGCGCTGACGGACCTGCCGCTGTCCCCGGCCTTCGGGAACCTGATCCTGGACGGCGGCGGCGACAGGTCGCTGGAGGAGATGGTCGCCGGTACCGAGCGGGGGCTGCTGCTCACCTGTCTCTGGTACATCCGCGAGGTCGATCCGGCCACCCTGCTACTCACGGGCCTGACCCGGGACGGCGTGTACCTGGTGGAGAACGGGCAGGTCACGGGCGCGGTGAACAACTTCCGGTTCAACGAGTCCCCGGTGGACCTGCTGTCGCGGGCCTCGGAGGCGGGCCGCACCGAGAAGACGCTGCCGCGCGAATGGGGCGACTGGTTCACGCGCGCCGCGATGCCCGCTGTCCGCATCCCGGACTTCAACATGAGTTCGGTGAGCAAGGGCGTCTGA
- a CDS encoding GlsB/YeaQ/YmgE family stress response membrane protein has product MHWLWAIIVGFVLGLIARAILPGKQHQPLWLTTLMGIIGGVLGNAVATWIGVADTRGIDWTRHLLQLVGAVVLVALGEMLYKAMRGRRHEMT; this is encoded by the coding sequence ATGCACTGGTTGTGGGCGATCATCGTTGGTTTCGTGCTGGGCCTGATCGCCCGCGCGATCCTGCCGGGCAAGCAGCACCAGCCGCTGTGGCTGACCACGCTCATGGGCATCATCGGCGGCGTCCTCGGCAACGCCGTCGCCACCTGGATCGGGGTCGCGGACACCCGGGGCATCGACTGGACGCGCCACCTGCTCCAGCTCGTCGGCGCGGTCGTCCTCGTCGCGCTCGGCGAGATGCTCTACAAGGCGATGCGGGGCCGCAGGCACGAGATGACCTAG
- the tyrS gene encoding tyrosine--tRNA ligase, producing MTDIVDELKWRGLFAQSTDEEALRKAFADGPVTFYCGYDPTAASLHVGHLVQVLTMRRLQLAGNRPLALVGGATGQIGDPRPTAERTLNDPAVIAEWVNRLRSQIEPFLSFEGENAAVLVNNLDWTAGMSAIEFLRDIGKHFRVNKMLTKDSVAKRLESDQGISYTEFSYQLLQGMDFLELYRRHGCVLQQGGSDQWGNLTAGLDLIHRVEPGAVVHAMATPLMVKADGTKFGKTEGGAVWLDPQMTTPYAFYQFWLNVDDRDISTYMRILSFQSREELEALEAQTAERPQARAAQRALAEELTTLVHGADQCAAVIAASKALFGQGDLAELDEATLAAALSELPQARVAELGQVVDLLAETGLVASKSAGRRTVKEGGAYVNNVKVTAEDAVPAKEDLLHGRWLVLRRGKKNLAAVEVTGA from the coding sequence GTGACGGACATCGTCGACGAACTGAAGTGGCGCGGGCTCTTCGCCCAGTCCACGGACGAAGAAGCGCTGCGCAAGGCCTTCGCGGACGGTCCCGTCACGTTCTATTGCGGCTACGACCCGACCGCGGCCTCGCTGCACGTGGGGCACCTGGTCCAGGTGCTCACCATGCGCCGGCTCCAGCTGGCCGGAAACCGGCCGCTGGCTCTGGTCGGCGGGGCCACCGGGCAGATCGGCGACCCGCGCCCGACGGCCGAGCGGACCCTGAACGATCCCGCGGTCATCGCGGAGTGGGTGAACCGGCTGCGGTCGCAGATCGAGCCGTTCCTGTCCTTCGAGGGCGAGAACGCGGCGGTCCTGGTCAACAACCTGGACTGGACGGCGGGCATGTCCGCCATCGAGTTCCTGCGGGACATCGGCAAGCACTTCCGCGTCAACAAGATGCTGACGAAGGACTCGGTGGCCAAGCGGCTGGAGTCCGACCAGGGCATCAGCTACACGGAGTTCAGCTACCAGCTGCTCCAGGGCATGGACTTCCTGGAGCTGTACCGGCGCCACGGCTGCGTCCTCCAGCAGGGCGGCTCCGACCAGTGGGGCAACCTGACGGCCGGCCTCGACCTGATCCACCGGGTCGAGCCGGGCGCGGTGGTGCACGCGATGGCGACCCCGCTGATGGTCAAGGCGGACGGCACCAAGTTCGGCAAGACCGAGGGCGGGGCCGTCTGGCTGGACCCGCAGATGACCACGCCGTACGCGTTCTACCAGTTCTGGCTGAACGTGGACGACCGGGACATCTCCACCTACATGCGGATCCTGTCCTTCCAGAGCCGTGAGGAGCTGGAGGCGCTGGAGGCGCAGACCGCCGAGCGGCCGCAGGCGCGCGCCGCGCAGCGGGCGCTGGCGGAGGAGCTGACCACGCTGGTGCACGGCGCCGACCAGTGCGCGGCCGTGATCGCCGCGTCGAAGGCGCTGTTCGGGCAGGGCGATCTGGCGGAGCTGGACGAGGCCACGCTGGCCGCGGCCCTGTCGGAGCTGCCGCAGGCCCGGGTGGCGGAGCTCGGCCAGGTGGTGGACCTGCTGGCGGAGACCGGCCTGGTCGCCAGCAAGTCGGCCGGCCGGCGGACCGTGAAGGAGGGCGGCGCCTACGTGAACAACGTGAAGGTGACGGCCGAGGACGCGGTCCCCGCGAAGGAGGATTTGCTGCACGGGCGCTGGCTGGTGCTGCGCCGCGGCAAGAAGAACCTGGCGGCGGTCGAGGTCACCGGCGCCTGA
- the fabG gene encoding 3-oxoacyl-[acyl-carrier-protein] reductase — protein MSRSVLVTGGNRGIGLAIARAFAEAGDKVAITYRSGEPPQALTSIGVLAVRCDITDSEQVEQAYKQIEEAHGAVEVLVANAGITKDTLLMRMSEEDFSSVVDTNLTGTFRVVKRANRGMLRAKKGRVVLISSVVGLLGSAGQANYAASKAALVGFARSLARELGSRNITFNVVAPGFVDTDMTKVLTDEQRAGIVGQVPLGRYAQPEEIAAAVSFLASDDAAYITGAVIPVDGGLGMGH, from the coding sequence TTGAGCCGCTCGGTTCTCGTCACCGGAGGTAACCGGGGCATCGGCCTCGCCATCGCCCGCGCCTTCGCGGAGGCCGGAGACAAGGTCGCGATCACGTACCGGTCCGGGGAGCCGCCGCAGGCGCTCACCTCGATCGGCGTTCTGGCGGTCCGGTGCGACATCACCGACTCCGAGCAGGTGGAGCAGGCCTACAAGCAGATCGAGGAAGCGCACGGCGCTGTCGAGGTGCTGGTGGCCAACGCGGGCATCACCAAGGACACGCTGCTGATGCGGATGTCCGAGGAGGACTTCTCCTCGGTCGTCGACACCAACCTCACCGGCACCTTCCGGGTGGTCAAGCGCGCCAACCGCGGCATGCTCCGTGCCAAGAAGGGCCGCGTCGTCCTGATCTCCTCGGTCGTCGGACTGCTGGGCTCGGCGGGCCAGGCCAACTACGCCGCCTCCAAGGCCGCGCTGGTCGGCTTCGCCCGGTCGCTCGCCCGCGAGCTGGGCTCCCGCAACATCACCTTCAACGTGGTCGCCCCCGGCTTCGTCGACACGGACATGACCAAGGTCCTGACCGACGAGCAGCGCGCGGGCATCGTGGGCCAGGTGCCGCTCGGCCGCTATGCGCAGCCCGAGGAGATCGCGGCGGCCGTGAGTTTCCTGGCGTCCGACGACGCCGCGTACATCACCGGAGCCGTCATTCCCGTTGACGGCGGATTGGGCATGGGTCACTGA
- a CDS encoding DUF485 domain-containing protein, which yields MTTEAAPPPGSTGTPQASPAPTAEEFAAVQQSAEFVELRRSYRSFAFPLTVAFIVWYLLYVLLSSYAGGFMGTKLFGNINVAFVLGLAQFATTFLIAWLYSRHAAAKLDPKASAIKARMEGGK from the coding sequence GTGACCACCGAAGCAGCGCCGCCGCCCGGCAGCACGGGAACGCCCCAGGCGAGTCCCGCCCCCACGGCCGAAGAGTTCGCGGCCGTCCAGCAGAGCGCCGAGTTCGTCGAACTGCGCCGCTCCTACCGGTCCTTCGCCTTCCCGCTCACCGTGGCCTTCATCGTCTGGTACCTGCTCTACGTGCTGCTGTCGAGCTACGCGGGCGGCTTCATGGGGACCAAGCTCTTCGGCAACATCAACGTCGCCTTCGTGCTCGGCCTCGCCCAGTTCGCGACCACCTTCCTGATCGCCTGGCTGTACTCGCGGCACGCGGCCGCCAAACTCGACCCCAAGGCCTCGGCCATCAAGGCGCGGATGGAGGGCGGCAAGTGA
- a CDS encoding DUF3099 domain-containing protein, with protein MERTKRQKRNGAEVFRITGARMSLAEDVRGRQRRYVISMIIRTLSVIATVLLWNVQRPVAIVTLVAGALLPYVAVVIANAGRESAPSLPSHFIPAPVLPALEAGNLRKSSDQS; from the coding sequence ATGGAACGGACGAAGCGACAGAAGCGGAACGGGGCCGAGGTCTTCCGGATCACCGGCGCGCGGATGAGCCTCGCCGAGGACGTCCGGGGCCGTCAGCGCCGCTACGTGATCTCGATGATCATCAGGACCCTGTCGGTCATCGCGACGGTGCTGCTGTGGAACGTGCAGCGGCCGGTGGCGATCGTGACGCTGGTCGCGGGGGCCCTGCTGCCCTACGTGGCCGTGGTCATCGCGAACGCGGGGCGCGAGTCGGCGCCCTCGCTGCCCTCGCACTTCATTCCGGCTCCGGTGCTGCCCGCACTGGAGGCGGGAAACCTCAGGAAAAGCTCAGATCAATCATGA
- a CDS encoding TldD/PmbA family protein: MIGETGPDFGRNSVPHSIDAAFTALPLRALADAALARARALGAEHADFRLERIRSASWRLRDAKPSGGSDTTDLGFAVRVVHGGSWGFASGVDLTMDAAAKVASQAVAMAKLSAQVIKAAGSDERVELAEEPVHADRTWISAYDVDPFEVADAEKAALLADWSSRLLAADGVAHVDASLLAVHENKFYADTSGTTTTQQRVRIHPQLTAVAVNATTGEFDSMRTIAPPAGRGWEYLTGTGWDWNSELEQIPGLLAEKMKAPSVRAGRYDLVVDPSNLWLTIHESIGHATELDRALGYEAAYAGTSFATFDQLGSLKYGSPIMNVTGDRTAEHGLATIGYDDEGVEAQSWDLVKDGTLVGYQLDRRIAKLTGLGRSNGCAYADSPGHVPVQRMANVSLQPDPGGLSTEDLIGGVERGIYVVGDRSWSIDMQRYNFQFTGQRFFRIENGRLAGQLRDVAYQATTTDFWGSMEKVGGPQTYVLGGAFNCGKAQPGQVASVSHGCPSALFRDVNILNTTQEAGR; this comes from the coding sequence ATGATCGGGGAGACCGGCCCCGACTTCGGGAGGAATTCCGTGCCCCATTCCATCGACGCGGCCTTCACCGCGCTTCCCTTGCGGGCGCTCGCCGACGCGGCGCTCGCCCGGGCCCGCGCGCTGGGCGCCGAGCATGCCGACTTCCGGCTGGAGCGGATCCGCAGCGCCTCCTGGCGGCTGCGCGACGCCAAGCCCTCCGGAGGGTCCGACACCACCGACCTCGGGTTCGCGGTCCGGGTGGTGCACGGGGGCAGCTGGGGGTTCGCCTCCGGTGTGGACCTGACCATGGACGCCGCCGCCAAGGTGGCCTCGCAGGCCGTGGCCATGGCCAAGCTGTCCGCCCAGGTGATCAAGGCCGCCGGTTCCGACGAGCGGGTCGAGCTCGCCGAGGAGCCGGTGCACGCCGACCGCACGTGGATCTCCGCCTACGACGTGGACCCCTTCGAGGTGGCGGACGCGGAGAAGGCGGCGCTGCTCGCCGACTGGAGCTCGCGGCTGCTGGCGGCCGACGGGGTCGCGCACGTGGACGCCTCGCTGCTGGCCGTGCACGAGAACAAGTTCTACGCGGACACCTCGGGCACCACCACCACGCAGCAGCGGGTCCGCATCCACCCGCAGCTCACGGCGGTCGCCGTCAACGCCACCACCGGCGAGTTCGACTCGATGCGCACCATCGCGCCCCCGGCCGGCCGCGGCTGGGAGTACCTGACGGGCACCGGCTGGGACTGGAACTCCGAGCTGGAGCAGATCCCCGGCCTGCTCGCCGAGAAGATGAAGGCGCCGAGCGTCCGGGCCGGGCGCTACGACCTGGTGGTGGACCCCTCCAACCTGTGGCTCACCATCCACGAGTCCATCGGCCACGCCACCGAGCTCGACCGGGCGCTGGGCTACGAGGCGGCGTACGCGGGGACCTCCTTCGCCACCTTCGACCAGCTCGGCTCGCTCAAGTACGGCTCACCGATCATGAACGTGACGGGTGACCGCACCGCCGAGCACGGCCTGGCCACCATCGGCTACGACGACGAGGGCGTCGAGGCGCAGAGCTGGGACCTGGTCAAGGACGGCACCCTGGTCGGGTACCAGCTGGACCGGCGGATCGCGAAGCTGACCGGCCTCGGCCGCTCCAACGGCTGCGCCTACGCCGACTCCCCCGGGCACGTGCCCGTCCAGCGCATGGCGAACGTGTCGCTCCAGCCGGACCCGGGCGGCCTGTCCACCGAGGACCTGATCGGCGGGGTGGAGCGGGGCATCTACGTGGTCGGCGACCGCTCCTGGTCGATCGACATGCAGCGCTACAACTTCCAGTTCACCGGCCAGCGGTTCTTCCGCATCGAGAACGGCCGGCTGGCCGGGCAGCTGCGCGATGTCGCGTACCAGGCCACGACCACCGACTTCTGGGGCTCGATGGAGAAGGTCGGCGGCCCGCAGACCTATGTCCTGGGCGGCGCCTTCAACTGCGGAAAGGCCCAGCCGGGCCAGGTCGCGTCGGTCTCGCACGGCTGCCCGTCCGCCCTTTTCCGCGACGTGAACATCCTGAACACCACGCAGGAGGCCGGACGATGA